From Anoplopoma fimbria isolate UVic2021 breed Golden Eagle Sablefish chromosome 11, Afim_UVic_2022, whole genome shotgun sequence, one genomic window encodes:
- the LOC129098002 gene encoding uncharacterized protein LOC129098002 has translation MALGLILRVSWICFLLFDGSAGLPFKGYGYRVKNDLRNLGDDGEDEALLSSLSAQSNWQAYGGQDVAATLTGPGSPNQNLNSGSSGSGYYNPHLVYEDVFQYPEPSNAAGQYGQADYMSEGSSTSSTQQGSFPSYPTYVGAQPAYPSVVLSPSYGFSGGENPNFSQLGYQPRDEIPSLPQTYVSPQNVQVAQRVSEPILPPPPPSYIVQSRNGYQRARYLFNKSRYSPEVGLPLSVHSKGAKGNPAAPKGAKNPERTSVHG, from the exons ATGGCTCTTGGACTCATTCTGCg GGTTTCctggatttgttttttgctgtttgatgGCAGTGCTGGATTACCATTTAAAG gttatGGATATCGAGTTAAAAATGACTTGCGCAACCTTGGTGATGATGGAGAAGACGAAGCGTTGCTTTCCTCACTCTCTGCTCAGAGTAACTGGCAGGCTTACGGTGGTCAGGATGTGGCTGCTACTCTGACCGGTCCTGGATCCCCAAACCAGAACCTAAACTCTGGCTCCAGTGGAAGTGGCTACTACAACCCTCATCTTGTCTATGAGGACGTCTTCCAATATCCTGAGCCTTCAAATGCTGCTGGACAGTATGGCCAAGCTGATTACATGAGCGAGGGATCTTCAACTTCCTCCACCCAACAGGGATCCTTCCCCAGTTACCCAACATATGTGGGAGCCCAACCTGCCTATCCGTCTGTGGTGTTAAGCCCCTCTTATGGGTTCTCTGGAGGAGAGAACCCCAACTTCAGTCAACTGGGCTACCAGCCACGTGATGAAATTCCTTCGCTTCCACAAACTTATGTCAGCCCCCAAAATGTTCAGGTTGCCCAGAGAGTGAGTGAACCGATCCTTCCTCCGCCACCTCCAAGCTATATTGTCCAGTCCAGAAACGGCTACCAGCGAGCCAGGTATCTCTTCAATAAATCCAGGTACTCCCCAGAGGTTGGCTTGCCACTGTCTGTACACTCAAAGGGTGCCAAGGGTAATCCAGCTGCTCCTAAGGGTGCAAAGAACCCTGAAAG aACAAGTGTACATGGATAA